A part of Puntigrus tetrazona isolate hp1 chromosome 21, ASM1883169v1, whole genome shotgun sequence genomic DNA contains:
- the endou2 gene encoding poly(U)-specific endoribonuclease-B codes for MIEGDRELSAILQELWDNDINRLRPGIDYRISLQGKAGDLAGLADDSDGAGLPLFTFVDENIFKKETFLAFISLLDNYESDTGEPEIVTPEEELENHKFLDSILKTPTMKMAHKYLVEKRLSPKDTADFKKQLYHIWFELYARRGSSKPDSSGFEHVFVGETRGGRTVIGFHNWIQLYLQEKLGHIDYKGYSVNASSPQPDESKHILALQFSWKNGIKPKGSIFIGVSPEFELALYTLCFLTSPNERVKVSFSVYEVEIVCHHYNQKHIGTTYPVLVKYLGA; via the exons ATGATTGAAGGAGATCGAGAGCTTTCAGCCATTCTTCAGGAGCTCTGGGACAACGACATCAATCGTCTGAGACCGGGGATAGATTACCGCATCTCTCTGCAG GGTAAGGCGGGAGACCTGGCGGGTTTGGCTGATGACAGCGACGGAGCAGGGCTGCCTTTGTTCACGTTCGTGGacgaaaacattttcaaaaaggaGACATTCTTGG CTTTCATCTCACTTCTGGACAACTATGAAAGTGACACCGGTGAGCCGGAGATTGTGACGCCGGAGGAAGAACTGGAAAACCACAAGTTCCTGGATTCCATCCTAAAGACACCCACTATGAAG ATGGCCCACAAATATCTGGTGGAGAAGCGTCTCTCTCCGAAGGACACCGCAGACTTCAAAAAGCAGCTGTATCACATCTGGTTCGAGCTGTACGCCAGGAGAGGATCCAGTAA GCCGGACTCGTCGGGCTTCGAGCATGTGTTTGTAGGAGAGACGAGAGGAGGTCGGACCGTCATCGGCTTTCATAACTGGATCCAGCTGTACTTACAGGAGAAACTAGGACACATTGATTATAAAGGATACAGTGTGAACGCCAGCTCACCACAG CCGGACGAGAGCAAGCACATCCTGGCTCTGCAGTTCAGCTGGAAGAACGGCATCAAGCCCAAAGGCAGCATCTTCATCGGCGTGAGTCCCGAGTTCGAGCTGGCTCTGTACACCCTGTGTTTCCTCACGTCTCCGAACGAGCGAGTCAAAGTGTCCTTCAGCGTCTACGAGGTGGAGATCGTCTGTCACCACTACAACCAGAAGCACATCGGCACCACCTATCCTGTGCTCGTCAAATACCTCGGCGCGTGA